In Microcaecilia unicolor chromosome 1, aMicUni1.1, whole genome shotgun sequence, the following are encoded in one genomic region:
- the LINGO1 gene encoding leucine-rich repeat and immunoglobulin-like domain-containing nogo receptor-interacting protein 1 isoform X1 has protein sequence MQVKYRMITGEVSMHNPILACWQPILLLVLGSILSGSATGCPPRCECSAQERSVLCHRKRFMAVPEGIPTETRLLDLGKNRIKTLNQDEFANYPHLEELELNENIISTIEPGAFYNLLNLRTLGLRSNRLKLIPLGVFTGLSNLTKLDISENKIVILLDYMFQDLYNLKSLEVGDNDLVYISQRAFSGLNSLEQLTLEKCNLTSIPTEALSHLHGLIVLRLRHLNINAIRDYSFKRLYRLKILEISHWPYLDTMTSNCLYGLNLTSLSIANCNLTSIPYVAMRHLVYLRFLNLSYNPIITIEGTMLHDLLRLQEIHLIGGQLTTVEPYAFRGLNHLRILNVSGNLLTTLEESAFHSVGNLETLILDNNPLACDCRLLWVFRRRWRLNFNKHQPTCNTPEYVQGKEFKDFPDVLLPNYFTCRRAKIRDRKQQQIYVDEGHTVHFVCRADGDPPPVIMWQSPRKHLISSKTNGRLTVFPDGTLEVRYAQIQDHGTYLCIASNAGGNDTVLAHLHVRSYSPDWPHQPNKTFAFMSNQPNESDANSTRATVPFPFDIKTLIIATTMGFISFLGVVLFCLVLLFLWSRGKGNTKHNIEIEYVPRKSDAGISSADAPRKFNMKMM, from the coding sequence GTGAAATATAGGATGATCACTGGAGAGGTGAGCATGCATAACCCAATCCTGGCCTGCTGGCAGCCTATCCTCCTTCTGGTTCTGGGATCCATCCTATCGGGTTCTGCCACTGGTTGCCCGCCACGTTGCGAGTGCTCTGCCCAGGAGCGTTCTGTGTTGTGCCATCGAAAGAGATTTATGGCTGTTCCTGAGGGCATTCCGACTGAGACACGGCTATTGGACTTGGGCAAAAACCGGATCAAAACTCTCAACCAGGATGAATTTGCCAACTACCCTCACTTGGAAGAGTTGGAGCTGAATGAAAACATCATCAGCACCATTGAACCTGGGGCTTTCTACAATCTCCTTAACCTTAGGACTCTGGGTCTGCGGAGTAACAGACTCAAACTGATCCCACTGGGGGTATTTACTGGGCTGAGCAATCTTACCAAGCTGGACATTAGTGAGAATAAGATTGTTATACTTTTGGACTATATGTTCCAGGATCTGTACAATCTGAAGTCCTTGGAAGTGGGAGACAATGATCTGGTCTACATATCCCAGCGAGCCTTCAGTGGTCTCAACAGTTTGGAGCAGCTGACCTTAGAGAAATGCAACTTGACCTCCATCCCAACAGAGGCACTGTCTCACTTGCATGGTCTGATCGTGTTGAGGCTTCGCCATTTAAACATTAATGCTATTAGGGACTATTCCTTTAAGAGACTGTACAGGCTTAAAATCCTTGAGATATCTCACTGGCCCTATTTGGATACCATGACATCGAATTGTCTTTATGGACTCAACCTGACTTCCTTATCAATTGCCAATTGTAATCTTACTTCCATTCCTTATGTGGCCATGAGGCACTTAGTATATCTCAGATTCCTTAACTTGTCCTATAATCCCATCATTACCATTGAAGGAACCATGCTACATGACCTGCTCAGACTGCAGGAGATCCATCTAATTGGTGGACAGCTCACTACAGTAGAGCCCTATGCCTTCCGTGGTCTTAACCACTTGCGTATTCTTAATGTGTCAGGTAACCTCCTGACCACTTTAGAGGAGTCAGCCTTCCATTCTGTTGGAAACCTTGAGACACTTATTTTGGATAACAATCCCTTGGCCTGTGATTGCCGACTGCTTTGGGTCTTCCGCCGTCGTTGGAGGTTGAACTTCAACAAGCATCAGCCCACCTGTAACACCCCCGAGTATGTTCAGGGCAAAGAATTTAAAGATTTTCCTGATGTGCTTCTTCCCAACTATTTCACCTGCCGCCGAGCGAAGATACGAGACCGAAAACAACAACAGATCTATGTGGATGAAGGGCACACAGTGCATTTTGTTTGTCGGGCAGATGGTGATCCACCTCCTGTTATCATGTGGCAGTCCCCAAGGAAGCACCTAATCTCCAGCAAAACCAATGGGCGCCTCACTGTCTTCCCTGATGGCACCCTGGAGGTGCGCTATGCCCAGATCCAAGACCATGGCACATACCTATGCATTGCTAGTAATGCTGGGGGAAATGATACAGTCCTTGCCCACTTGCATGTTCGAAGCTACTCCCCAGACTGGCCCCACCAACCAAACAAAACTTTTGCTTTCATGTCCAACCAACCCAATGAAAGTGATGCCAACAGTACACGTGCCACTGTGCCTTTCCCCTTTGACATCAAGACTCTAATCATCGCCACTACCATGGGATTTATCTCATTCCTTGGGGTAGTGTTGTTCTGCTTGGTGCTCCTGTTTCTGTGGAGTAGGGGGAAAGGTAACACAAAGCACAACATTGAAATTGAGTATGTTCCACGCAAGTCGGATGCAGGAATAAGCTCTGCTGATGCCCCTCGGAAATTCAACATGAAAATGATGTAA
- the LINGO1 gene encoding leucine-rich repeat and immunoglobulin-like domain-containing nogo receptor-interacting protein 1 isoform X2 produces MITGEVSMHNPILACWQPILLLVLGSILSGSATGCPPRCECSAQERSVLCHRKRFMAVPEGIPTETRLLDLGKNRIKTLNQDEFANYPHLEELELNENIISTIEPGAFYNLLNLRTLGLRSNRLKLIPLGVFTGLSNLTKLDISENKIVILLDYMFQDLYNLKSLEVGDNDLVYISQRAFSGLNSLEQLTLEKCNLTSIPTEALSHLHGLIVLRLRHLNINAIRDYSFKRLYRLKILEISHWPYLDTMTSNCLYGLNLTSLSIANCNLTSIPYVAMRHLVYLRFLNLSYNPIITIEGTMLHDLLRLQEIHLIGGQLTTVEPYAFRGLNHLRILNVSGNLLTTLEESAFHSVGNLETLILDNNPLACDCRLLWVFRRRWRLNFNKHQPTCNTPEYVQGKEFKDFPDVLLPNYFTCRRAKIRDRKQQQIYVDEGHTVHFVCRADGDPPPVIMWQSPRKHLISSKTNGRLTVFPDGTLEVRYAQIQDHGTYLCIASNAGGNDTVLAHLHVRSYSPDWPHQPNKTFAFMSNQPNESDANSTRATVPFPFDIKTLIIATTMGFISFLGVVLFCLVLLFLWSRGKGNTKHNIEIEYVPRKSDAGISSADAPRKFNMKMM; encoded by the coding sequence ATGATCACTGGAGAGGTGAGCATGCATAACCCAATCCTGGCCTGCTGGCAGCCTATCCTCCTTCTGGTTCTGGGATCCATCCTATCGGGTTCTGCCACTGGTTGCCCGCCACGTTGCGAGTGCTCTGCCCAGGAGCGTTCTGTGTTGTGCCATCGAAAGAGATTTATGGCTGTTCCTGAGGGCATTCCGACTGAGACACGGCTATTGGACTTGGGCAAAAACCGGATCAAAACTCTCAACCAGGATGAATTTGCCAACTACCCTCACTTGGAAGAGTTGGAGCTGAATGAAAACATCATCAGCACCATTGAACCTGGGGCTTTCTACAATCTCCTTAACCTTAGGACTCTGGGTCTGCGGAGTAACAGACTCAAACTGATCCCACTGGGGGTATTTACTGGGCTGAGCAATCTTACCAAGCTGGACATTAGTGAGAATAAGATTGTTATACTTTTGGACTATATGTTCCAGGATCTGTACAATCTGAAGTCCTTGGAAGTGGGAGACAATGATCTGGTCTACATATCCCAGCGAGCCTTCAGTGGTCTCAACAGTTTGGAGCAGCTGACCTTAGAGAAATGCAACTTGACCTCCATCCCAACAGAGGCACTGTCTCACTTGCATGGTCTGATCGTGTTGAGGCTTCGCCATTTAAACATTAATGCTATTAGGGACTATTCCTTTAAGAGACTGTACAGGCTTAAAATCCTTGAGATATCTCACTGGCCCTATTTGGATACCATGACATCGAATTGTCTTTATGGACTCAACCTGACTTCCTTATCAATTGCCAATTGTAATCTTACTTCCATTCCTTATGTGGCCATGAGGCACTTAGTATATCTCAGATTCCTTAACTTGTCCTATAATCCCATCATTACCATTGAAGGAACCATGCTACATGACCTGCTCAGACTGCAGGAGATCCATCTAATTGGTGGACAGCTCACTACAGTAGAGCCCTATGCCTTCCGTGGTCTTAACCACTTGCGTATTCTTAATGTGTCAGGTAACCTCCTGACCACTTTAGAGGAGTCAGCCTTCCATTCTGTTGGAAACCTTGAGACACTTATTTTGGATAACAATCCCTTGGCCTGTGATTGCCGACTGCTTTGGGTCTTCCGCCGTCGTTGGAGGTTGAACTTCAACAAGCATCAGCCCACCTGTAACACCCCCGAGTATGTTCAGGGCAAAGAATTTAAAGATTTTCCTGATGTGCTTCTTCCCAACTATTTCACCTGCCGCCGAGCGAAGATACGAGACCGAAAACAACAACAGATCTATGTGGATGAAGGGCACACAGTGCATTTTGTTTGTCGGGCAGATGGTGATCCACCTCCTGTTATCATGTGGCAGTCCCCAAGGAAGCACCTAATCTCCAGCAAAACCAATGGGCGCCTCACTGTCTTCCCTGATGGCACCCTGGAGGTGCGCTATGCCCAGATCCAAGACCATGGCACATACCTATGCATTGCTAGTAATGCTGGGGGAAATGATACAGTCCTTGCCCACTTGCATGTTCGAAGCTACTCCCCAGACTGGCCCCACCAACCAAACAAAACTTTTGCTTTCATGTCCAACCAACCCAATGAAAGTGATGCCAACAGTACACGTGCCACTGTGCCTTTCCCCTTTGACATCAAGACTCTAATCATCGCCACTACCATGGGATTTATCTCATTCCTTGGGGTAGTGTTGTTCTGCTTGGTGCTCCTGTTTCTGTGGAGTAGGGGGAAAGGTAACACAAAGCACAACATTGAAATTGAGTATGTTCCACGCAAGTCGGATGCAGGAATAAGCTCTGCTGATGCCCCTCGGAAATTCAACATGAAAATGATGTAA